Proteins from one Nicotiana tabacum cultivar K326 chromosome 23, ASM71507v2, whole genome shotgun sequence genomic window:
- the LOC107809618 gene encoding elicitor-responsive protein 3-like, translated as MARGKLEVLLVGAKGLDNTDFLNNMDPYVVLTCRSQEKKSSVASGKGCEPEWNETFVFSISEGVEELFLKIMDSDSVGEDDFVGEAKIAIEPVFSEGSIPTTAYNVVKNEEYCGEIKVGLTFTPQEERDYEQEESYGGWKESSY; from the exons ATGGCGCGAGGAAAACTTGAAGTACTTCTCGTTGGGGCTAAAGGCCTCGATAATACTGATTTTCTCA ATAATATGGATCCATATGTGGTTCTAACTTGTCGATCTCAGGAGAAAAAAAGCAGCGTTGCATCAG GGAAGGGATGTGAACCTGAATGGAATGAAACATTTGTTTTCTCTATTTCTGAGGGTGTTGAAGAACTGTTCTTGAAGATAATGGACAGTGATTCTGTAGGTGAAGACGATTTTGTGGGAGAAGCCAA GATAGCTATTGAGCCAGTTTTTTCAGAAGGGAGCATCCCAACAACTGCATATAATGTAGTTAAAAATGAAGAATATTGTGGAGAAATTAAAGTTGGTCTCACTTTTACTCCTCAG GAGGAGCGGGATTATGAACAAGAAGAAAGTTATGGCGGATGGAAAGAGTCTTCTTATTGA
- the LOC107794477 gene encoding osmotin-like protein translates to MSTKMSHLTTCLVFFLLAFVTYTYASGVFEVHNNCPYTVWAAATPVGGGRRLERGQSWWFWAPPGTKMARIWGRTNCNFDGAGRGWCQTGDCGGVLECKGWGKPPNTLAEYALNQFSNLDFWDISVIDGFNIPMSFGPTKPGPGKCHGIQCTANINGECPGSLRVPGGCNNPCTTFGGQQYCCTQGPCGPTELSRWFKQRCPDAYSYPQDDPTSTFTCTSWTTDYKVMFCPYGSAHNETTNFPLEMPTSTLEVSK, encoded by the coding sequence ATGTCCACTAAAATGAGTCACTTGACAACTTGTTTAGTGTTCTTCCTCCTTGCCTTTGTGACTTATACTTATGCTTCCGGCGTATTTGAAGTCCATAACAACTGCCCCTACACCGTCTGGGCGGCGGCAACCCCTGTAGGGGGTGGCCGGCGTCTCGAGCGAGGTCAAAGCTGGTGGTTTTGGGCGCCACCTGGTACTAAAATGGCACGTATATGGGGTCGTACTAATTGCAACTTTGATGGTGCGGGTAGAGGTTGGTGCCAAACCGGTGATTGTGGTGGAGTCTTAGAATGCAAAGGGTGGGGTAAACCACCAAACACTTTAGCCGAATACGCGTTGAACCAATTCAGCAACTTAGATTTCTGGGACATCTCTGTAATTGATGGATTTAACATTCCTATGTCTTTTGGCCCGACTAAGCCTGGTCCTGGAAAATGTCACGGAATTCAATGCACAGCCAACATAAATGGTGAATGCCCTGGTTCACTTAGGGTACctggaggatgtaacaacccatGTACAACATTTGGAGGACAACAATATTGTTGCACACAAGGACCATGTGGTCCTACAGAGTTATCAAGATGGTTCAAACAAAGATGTCCAGATGCCTATAGTTATCCTCAAGATGATCCAACAAGTACATTTACTTGCACAAGTTGGACTACAGATTATAAGGTTATGTTCTGTCCTTATGGAAGTGCTCATAATGAAACAACAAATTTCCCATTGGAGATGCCTACAAGTACTCTTGAAGTGTCTAAGTAG